The following are encoded together in the Humulus lupulus chromosome 5, drHumLupu1.1, whole genome shotgun sequence genome:
- the LOC133779166 gene encoding uncharacterized protein LOC133779166, producing the protein MDVSNPPNVQARGGALYNISAQSHWAKLKDKQSISEAAKLHYEEPIVKDGKKVAQLDLNEVAAQAQSWNSVVICMVMGANPPFAVFEGFVKCVWGHLGIERIVRMHIGLTIVKFNDEATRDFILETGMVQFDKKPMIVRPWTQDLDTIRLVRSVPLWIRLPNLGLQYWGQKCLSALVSTIGKPIMVDKFTKERSMIRYARILVEMEISDNSPFIIYFVNERGQVQEQFFEYEWLPIKCNNCKGYDHNMAECKKTGSNNWVKKEVAALGKDGVPTVPGVIAAEITTGSSAKDPDPAKEDLGKNEVASIDHSKDTVGATQVMTLSPNSNNKEIWEVPKKTGNSRGKGKMYRPGIDKKQNAFKVLQE; encoded by the exons ATGGATGTTAGCAATCCAcctaatgtacaagcaagaggag gtgctttatataacaTCTCTGCTCAGTCGCATTGGGCTAAGCTTAAGGACAAGCAGTCGATTAGTGAGGCAGCTAAGCTACACTATGAGGAGCCTATCGTTAAAGACGGGAAGAAGGTGGCTCAGCTTGATTTGAATGAGGTTGCTGCACAGGCTCAATCTTGGAATTCAGTTGTGATCTGTATGGTGATGGGAGCCAACCCCCCATTTGCAGTCTTTGAAGGGTTTGTGAAATGTGTATGGGGCCATTTGGGAATCGAGCGTATTGTGAGGATGCATATAGGCCTGACTATAGTAAAATTCAATGATGAGGCTACCAGGGACTTTATTCTAGAAACGGGCATGGTGCAATTTGACAAGAAACCGATGATTGTGAGACCTTGGACCCAAGATCTTGATACCATCAGATTGGTTCGGTCGGTTCCCTTATGGATCAGATTACCTAATCTTGGTCTTCAGTATTGGGGCCAAAAATGTCTCAGTGCATTGGTAAGTACTATAGGGAAACCTATAATGGTGGATAAATTCACTAAGGAGCGATCGATGATTAGATATGCGAGAATCCTAGTTGAAATGGAAATATCTGATAACTCGCCTTTTATCATATATTTTGTTAATGAAAGAGGTCAAGTTCAAGAGCAATTTTTTGAGTATGAGTGGCTGCCCATTAAATGCAATAACTGTAAAGGGTACGACCATAATATGGCTGAATGCAAGAAAACTGGTTCAAACAATTGGGTTAAGAAGGAGGTAGCTGCTCTGGGAAAGGATGGAGTTCCTACTGTTCCAGGTGTTATTGCAGCTGAAATAACCACAGGGAGTTCAGCCAAAGATCCTGATCCAGCTAAGGAAGACTTGGGGAAAAATGAAGTGGCTAGTATAGATCACAGTAAGGATACTGTTGGTGCTACTCAGGTTATGACTTTGTCTCCTAACTCTAATaataaggagatttgggaagtgCCCAAGAAGACAGGGAATTCACGAGGGAAAGGGAAG